In a genomic window of Poecilia reticulata strain Guanapo linkage group LG22, Guppy_female_1.0+MT, whole genome shotgun sequence:
- the pld4 gene encoding phospholipase D4 — MTSMYRSLHDNYVSNKGRRTSCVTLAVILGCLTVLGVILAIAVLERPTPPKNHDTLPKNSAGLNLTDQCSMTLVESIPLYLKYNNNATFGIPLDKAWKDLISRASHSVNVVSFYWTLTGEDINVNSSTDIAGRDILQALGELPSRNISVRVVSSVPTVKTNSTDLKILKQKGVQVRRVEFGRLTAGVLHTKFWIVDMKHVFIGSANMDWRALTQVKELGVAVYNCSSLAMDLYKIFQSYWVMGQPNSSLPQPWPANYSTNINKQHPLLVKEDNISSSLYIAGSPPSFCPPSRTQDLEAILSSISEADRFVDVAVMEYFPTTRFEKPHKYWPFIDDAIKMAVFERKVKVRMLISCGRDSDPAMLPFLQSLASMDYPLHHISIQIKLYIVPVGNQSDIPYTRVNHNKYMVTDKVAYVGTSNWAADYFLTTAGVSLVISQNTPHSALNNKTLYHQLKDVFTRDWHSEFAVHLGDLGHNPDCALSPR; from the exons ATGACCTCGATGTACAGAAGCCTTCATGACAACTATGTTTCAAACAAAGGG AGGAGGACCAGCTGTGTGACATTGGCTGTGATTTTGGGCTGTCTGACTGTGCTTGGTGTTATTCTTGCCATCGCTGTGTTGGAGAGACCAACACCTCCTAAAAACCATGACACTCTTCCTAAGAACAGTGCTGGGCTTAACCTCACTGACCAGTGCAG CATGACCCTTGTGGAAAGTATTCCTCTATAtctaaaatataacaacaatGCAACTTTTGGGATCCCCCTGGATAAAGCCTGGAAAGACCTTATCTCCCGAGCATCACACAGCGTGAATGTAGTCTCATTCTACTGGACGTTAACAGGGGAGGACATCAACGTCAACTCCTCCACTGATATCGCC GGAAGGGACATCCTACAAGCGCTTGGGGAACTTCCCTCCAGGAACATATCTGTCCGCGTGGTGAGCAGCGTCCCCACAGTCAAAACAAACTCCACCGATCTAAAGATCCTAAAACAGAAAG GAGTTCAGGTGAGAAGAGTAGAGTTTGGTCGCCTGACGGCAGGCGTCCTCCACACCAAGTTCTGGATTGTTGACATGAAGCATGTGTTCATTGGAAGTGCCAACATGGACTGGAGGGCTCTGACCCAG GTAAAGGAACTGGGAGTGGCGGTCTATAATTGTTCCAGTCTTGCAATGGACCTTTATAAGATCTTCCAGTCCTATTGGGTAATGGGGCAACCCAACAGCTCCCTGCCACAACCCTGGCCTGCAAATTATTCCACTAACATCAACAAACAGCACCCTCTGCTGGTAAAAGAGGATAACATCTCCAGCAGTCTTTACATTGCT GGTTCTCCGCCATCCTTTTGTCCTCCATCAAGGACTCAGGACCTGGAGGCGATACTGTCCTCCATCTCAGAGGCTGACAGATTTGTAGATGTTGCTGTCATGGAGTATTTCCCCACCACTCGTTTTGAAAAGCCTCACAA ATACTGGCCGTTCATCGATGATGCCATTAAGATGGCTGTGTTTGAAAGGAAAGTGAAGGTCAGGATGTTGATCAGCTGTGGACGTGATTCTGATCCAGCCATGTTGCCCTTTCTTCAGTCTTTGGCTTCAATGGATTACCCTCTCCATCACATCAGCATCCAAATA AAACTTTACATCGTCCCAGTGGGAAATCAGTCTGATATTCCATACACCAGAGTCAATCATAATAAATACATGGTGACTGATAAAGTTGCATACGTAG GTACCTCCAACTGGGCGGCTGACTACTTTCTGACCACAGCTGGAGTGAGTCTGGTCATTTCCCAGAACACTCCTCACTCTGCATTGAACAATAAGACCCTGTACCACCAGCTGAAGGACGTATTCACCAGAGACTGGCACTCAGAATTCGCTGTCCACCTCGGGGATCTAGGACACAACCCAGACTGTGCTCTGTCACCAAGATGA
- the srp14 gene encoding signal recognition particle 14 kDa protein, which translates to MVLLENDSFLTELTRLFQKCRTSGSVAITLKKYDGRTKPVPKKGHPESFEPADNKCLIRASDGKKKISTVVSTKEVIKFQMAYSNLLRAHIDGLKKKDKKSKSKKTKATQ; encoded by the exons ATGGTGTTACTCGAGAATGATTCG TTTCTCACAGAGCTCACTCGGCTCTTCCAGAAGTGTCGGACATCAGGAAGTGTTGCCATCACACTAAAGAAGT aTGATGGTAGAACTAAACCAGTTCCCAAAAAAGGGCATCCGGAGTCGTTCGAACCTGCTGATAACAAGTGTCTCATCAGAGCATCTGATGGCAAGAAGAAAATTAGCACAGTG gTCAGCACCAAAGAAGTAATCAAGTTTCAGATG GCATACTCCAATCTTCTAAGAGCTCACATAGACGGTCTTAAGAAGAAAGATAAGAAAAGCAAGAGCAAGAAAACCAAAGCCACACAATGA